The proteins below are encoded in one region of Legionella antarctica:
- a CDS encoding acyl-CoA dehydrogenase family protein has product MTEFFQLPPELGNQYDEDRVLKSYLEWKLPPNVLAEIVPELQRMGQRAISDIYHLGRAAEAEPPRHIPYDPWGRRIDLIEVSQAWKDLDKIAAEEKLVAIGYERKHGALSRIHQFAKLYLFHPSSAIYTCPLAMTDGAARALELFGDEYLKKNALLHLISSDPSQFWTSGQWMTERTGGSDVSNTSTIAKPDGSQFRLYGVKWFTSATTSQMAMTLARIEGAPEGSRGLSLFYLKLRDQEGNLNGIRINRLKDKLGTRALPTAELTLDGAFATMVGRPGNGVKKISSLFNITRIYNACCAVGYMRRAIALARDYASKRIAFGRPLSEHGLHLETLSALQVEFEAAFHLVFHAIELLGKEE; this is encoded by the coding sequence ATGACTGAATTTTTTCAACTACCGCCTGAACTTGGCAATCAGTATGATGAAGACCGGGTTCTTAAGTCTTATCTTGAATGGAAGCTTCCTCCCAATGTTCTCGCAGAGATTGTACCCGAGTTGCAGCGGATGGGACAAAGAGCGATTAGCGATATCTACCATTTAGGTCGGGCTGCTGAAGCCGAACCTCCTCGGCATATTCCTTATGATCCCTGGGGTAGAAGGATAGATTTAATTGAAGTGTCCCAGGCATGGAAGGATCTTGATAAAATTGCAGCAGAAGAAAAATTGGTCGCTATTGGCTATGAACGCAAACACGGTGCTTTATCACGTATTCATCAATTTGCTAAATTATATCTCTTTCACCCTTCTTCAGCGATTTACACCTGTCCTCTTGCCATGACTGATGGAGCAGCACGAGCACTGGAGCTTTTTGGAGATGAATATCTCAAGAAAAACGCGTTGCTCCATTTGATTTCATCCGATCCAAGTCAGTTTTGGACCTCCGGTCAATGGATGACAGAGCGCACCGGTGGTTCTGATGTGAGTAACACCTCCACTATAGCTAAACCTGATGGTTCTCAATTTCGCCTTTATGGTGTCAAGTGGTTCACTTCAGCAACGACTTCTCAGATGGCTATGACGCTTGCTCGTATTGAAGGAGCTCCCGAGGGAAGTAGGGGACTTAGTCTTTTTTATTTGAAACTTCGAGATCAAGAAGGCAATCTTAATGGTATCCGTATCAATCGCCTGAAAGATAAACTGGGCACCCGCGCTCTTCCTACCGCAGAGCTGACACTAGATGGTGCATTCGCCACAATGGTTGGAAGACCGGGCAATGGTGTAAAGAAAATCTCCTCCTTGTTTAATATTACGCGAATTTACAATGCCTGCTGTGCTGTTGGATATATGCGACGAGCTATTGCTCTTGCCCGTGATTATGCCAGTAAGCGTATTGCTTTTGGTCGTCCTCTTTCAGAACATGGGTTGCATCTTGAAACGCTATCAGCACTTCAAGTTGAATTTGAGGCTGCTTTTCATTTAGTATTTCACGCCATTGAGCTTTTGGGAAAAGAGGAGTGA
- a CDS encoding IS3 family transposase (programmed frameshift): MGATKYTKEFKLDAISLVLEQNYTQSEAAQSLGIDSRLISRWIKEHSKEEGQAFRGNGKLTDEQLEIRRLREELRRVTMEKEILKKANGLLCKRNEVKYSFIAQNKKAWPIDVMCQLLGVTRSGFYNYLKCNKPPDPLHVEMLDWVKKLAESSHYTYGSRRMKKALNALGYPVGRNKARNLMKEAGIHARYRKKYRVTTNSKHKQPIFENVLNRQFIVEKPNQAYASDITYIWTQEGWLYLAVVIDLFSRKVIGWSMSSRMKASLACDALKMALWQRKPNTGVITHSDRGVQYASNAYRMLLTTYGCIGSMSRKGNCWDNAVAESFFGRLKQERVQWRNYQTRFEAQQDILNYITMFYNSNRLHSFLGYKSPNQFENEQIIQLKKVA; the protein is encoded by the exons ATGGGTGCAACGAAATATACTAAAGAATTTAAACTAGACGCTATTAGTCTTGTTTTGGAGCAGAATTATACGCAATCAGAAGCTGCACAAAGTCTGGGCATTGATTCCAGGTTGATAAGCCGGTGGATCAAAGAACACTCCAAAGAGGAAGGGCAAGCATTTAGAGGTAATGGTAAATTAACTGACGAACAACTAGAGATACGTCGTTTACGAGAAGAATTAAGACGCGTAACAATGGAAAAAGAAATATTAAAAAAGGCGA ACGGCCTTCTTTGCAAAAGAAATGAAGTGAAATATTCATTTATTGCCCAGAATAAGAAGGCCTGGCCAATTGACGTGATGTGTCAATTGCTGGGTGTTACAAGAAGTGGTTTTTACAATTATCTTAAATGTAATAAACCACCAGATCCATTGCATGTGGAGATGCTTGATTGGGTTAAAAAATTAGCAGAATCAAGCCATTATACTTATGGAAGCCGTCGAATGAAAAAAGCATTAAATGCATTAGGTTATCCTGTTGGGAGAAATAAAGCCCGAAATCTAATGAAGGAAGCAGGAATACACGCACGTTACAGAAAGAAATATAGGGTAACAACAAACAGCAAGCATAAGCAGCCTATATTTGAAAATGTACTTAATAGACAGTTTATTGTAGAAAAGCCTAATCAAGCTTACGCCTCCGATATTACCTATATTTGGACACAAGAGGGTTGGTTGTATTTAGCTGTTGTTATCGACTTGTTTTCAAGAAAAGTTATCGGTTGGAGTATGAGTTCGCGGATGAAGGCAAGCCTGGCTTGTGACGCCCTTAAAATGGCGCTTTGGCAACGCAAACCCAATACTGGAGTAATAACCCATTCCGATCGAGGCGTTCAATATGCGAGTAATGCTTATCGCATGCTATTAACTACTTATGGTTGCATCGGTAGTATGAGTCGTAAAGGTAACTGCTGGGATAATGCTGTTGCTGAAAGCTTTTTCGGGAGGTTAAAACAAGAGCGAGTCCAATGGCGCAATTACCAAACTCGCTTTGAGGCACAACAAGACATCCTGAATTATATTACAATGTTTTATAACAGTAACCGCTTACATTCATTCCTTGGATATAAAAGTCCAAATCAGTTTGAAAATGAGCAAATAATACAATTAAAAAAAGTCGCTTAA
- a CDS encoding acyl-CoA dehydrogenase family protein, with product MAKLYTAKQAIAVVSEALEAFGGAGYVEDTGLPQLLRDAQVLSIWEGTTNILSLDVLRAIRKENAGEPLLQDIVDRMVGIDLQELASSKERTLSAVANLKEYMNSMSTMSEESQQVAARRLAFSMAQTYAASLLLEHANWAALKGANPLAAITAIRWCSHSLTQVLHPSEAHCNESRMLGLDVGE from the coding sequence TTGGCTAAGCTGTATACTGCAAAGCAAGCCATTGCCGTGGTGAGTGAAGCATTGGAGGCCTTTGGTGGGGCAGGTTATGTCGAAGACACCGGTCTTCCCCAATTACTTCGTGACGCTCAGGTTTTATCCATTTGGGAGGGAACGACTAACATCCTGAGTCTTGATGTATTAAGGGCTATCCGAAAAGAAAACGCAGGAGAACCTCTCTTGCAGGATATTGTGGATCGGATGGTTGGTATTGACCTGCAAGAGCTTGCCTCATCTAAAGAAAGAACCCTGAGTGCTGTAGCGAACCTTAAAGAGTATATGAATTCGATGTCGACCATGAGCGAGGAGAGCCAACAGGTCGCTGCGCGCCGTTTAGCATTTAGCATGGCTCAAACTTATGCGGCCAGTTTACTCCTGGAGCATGCGAATTGGGCTGCACTGAAAGGTGCTAATCCATTAGCCGCAATTACGGCGATAAGATGGTGCTCCCACAGTTTAACCCAGGTCCTGCATCCGTCAGAGGCACATTGCAATGAGTCCCGAATGCTGGGACTTGATGTAGGGGAGTAA
- a CDS encoding cupin domain-containing protein gives MIEPGDIAYFPENIKHGIRNAGKHHEDFILVSSITPPLVSLYIDSGFYIEELGKMDFDAAEAAKKMSVPGKLSKVNQLRYRETHPELRAWNLKAKDIRKKGGLFNMFKGAEFNANGSPMRFILWPGHGARQCGFHLTRCATGDLFAAHTHPVSDECVIVWSGAARGFLNDHWFEMGVHECLLAPCGVPHGGPLNIQTKTADSCHQSKDTLWGGFASPPQGDLYLRAGYIQNQEFQDPIAVRFNDIEPIG, from the coding sequence ATGATTGAACCTGGCGATATCGCCTATTTTCCTGAAAATATCAAGCATGGTATCCGAAATGCAGGTAAACATCATGAAGATTTTATTCTGGTCAGCTCTATTACCCCACCTCTCGTCAGCTTATATATTGACTCTGGCTTTTATATTGAAGAACTGGGGAAAATGGATTTTGATGCAGCTGAGGCAGCAAAAAAAATGAGTGTTCCCGGTAAACTCTCTAAGGTAAATCAACTTCGTTATCGTGAAACCCATCCAGAACTTCGTGCCTGGAATTTAAAAGCAAAAGATATCAGAAAAAAGGGTGGACTATTTAACATGTTTAAAGGGGCGGAATTTAATGCCAATGGCAGTCCCATGCGCTTTATTTTATGGCCAGGCCACGGAGCACGCCAATGTGGTTTTCATCTAACCCGCTGCGCAACAGGTGATTTGTTTGCAGCCCATACACATCCTGTTTCTGATGAATGTGTCATTGTCTGGTCTGGTGCTGCACGTGGATTTCTAAATGATCACTGGTTTGAAATGGGAGTACACGAATGTTTGCTGGCTCCTTGCGGCGTTCCTCATGGCGGGCCTCTAAACATACAAACAAAAACTGCAGATAGCTGCCACCAGTCAAAAGACACCCTTTGGGGCGGATTCGCATCCCCTCCACAAGGTGATCTCTATTTGCGTGCAGGTTATATCCAAAACCAGGAATTTCAAGATCCAATTGCCGTTCGATTTAACGATATTGAACCGATAGGTTGA
- the rapA gene encoding RNA polymerase-associated protein RapA translates to MTFTIGQRWISNTESQLGLGIITDLQGRQVGISFPAAGEERIYAIDNAPLSRIIYKEGEEIITNDQNKITVTHVTEHQGLVLYTGTDETGNESQVKELALNCFIKLSTPEQRLFSGLLDKLNSFKLRIETLNHTSRLQLSPVRGLLGSRTSHLPHQVYIASEVAQRYAPRVLLADEVGLGKTIEAGMILHYQLHTGRANRILIVVPDTLIHQWLVEMIRRFNLYFSIFDQSRYDAIHGTKAEYDDDEENSELVETRSEENLFDTEQLVLCSLDFLMANENARLQATASSWDILVVDEAHHLHWSEKNKSPEYSCIEQLAEQSKGLLLLTATPEQVGIQSHFARLRLLDPSRFYDFSVFKKEEEHYREINKVVQKLVEYRNETQTDELNSELRSELSPYLGDQTASNINETIRILLDRHGTGRVLFRNTRSAIQGFPDRHVQFYPLPKTTIYSSPSEQSGVINLFPEAALDITWIENDPRVEWLVNQLHHLFPKKVLVICAKAKTAIALEQYLKVKKAFRSTAFHEGLTIVDRDRAAAYFAEEENGAQTLVCSEIGSEGRNFQFSHHLVLFDLPLNPDLLEQRIGRLDRIGQRHTIEIHVPYLLDTAQELLLRWYHEGINLFEKSCSVGFSIFEAFEDRLLPLLEKAMDEETGQAALDALIDDTKAYTEHISQELQAGRDKLLEMNSCDLPKAKELIAAIEAEENCLELENYMTKVFHEYAIEHEYHSEYAEVLRPTEHMKTSHFPGLKQDGMTVTYSRTKALVREDMEFLSWEHPMVSESMEMILDSEVGNATLATISVKTIMPGTLFLETFYTVNCAAPKELQLDRFLPLTPIRILMDVTGKNLSKILSYTQLNEMCEPVKRHLGYPIVKQVHHDLEKILDKSNETAEEQMREMIHRAHSEMKGSISHEVRRLEGLQKVNPAIREEEIMFLKKQIVDSEHYLNSATLKLQAIRVVINK, encoded by the coding sequence ATGACATTCACCATTGGCCAACGCTGGATAAGCAACACTGAATCACAACTCGGCTTGGGAATTATTACCGATTTACAGGGCAGACAAGTAGGTATTAGCTTCCCTGCAGCAGGCGAAGAACGTATTTATGCTATCGATAATGCTCCTCTAAGCCGTATTATTTATAAAGAAGGTGAAGAAATAATCACCAACGATCAAAACAAAATAACCGTTACTCATGTAACGGAACACCAAGGACTGGTGCTCTATACAGGTACTGATGAAACAGGGAATGAATCGCAGGTAAAAGAGTTGGCTCTCAATTGTTTTATCAAACTAAGCACCCCGGAGCAAAGACTCTTTAGCGGCTTGTTGGATAAGTTAAATTCCTTTAAATTAAGAATTGAAACACTAAATCATACCAGCAGATTACAACTATCACCTGTAAGAGGTTTATTGGGTTCCAGAACAAGTCATCTCCCTCACCAGGTTTATATAGCCAGTGAAGTAGCGCAACGTTATGCTCCTCGTGTTTTGCTTGCTGATGAAGTGGGACTAGGTAAGACTATAGAGGCAGGGATGATTTTGCATTATCAATTGCACACAGGACGAGCCAATCGAATACTTATCGTTGTCCCTGATACCTTAATTCATCAGTGGCTTGTAGAAATGATTAGGCGGTTTAATTTATATTTCTCGATTTTTGATCAAAGTCGGTATGATGCCATCCACGGTACCAAGGCTGAGTATGATGACGATGAGGAAAATAGTGAACTCGTTGAAACCAGAAGCGAAGAGAATCTTTTCGACACTGAGCAACTTGTTTTATGTAGTCTGGATTTTCTAATGGCAAATGAAAATGCGCGTCTACAAGCTACAGCAAGCAGCTGGGATATTCTTGTTGTTGATGAAGCGCATCATCTACATTGGTCAGAGAAGAACAAAAGTCCTGAATACAGCTGTATTGAACAATTAGCAGAGCAAAGTAAAGGGCTGTTACTGCTCACAGCCACTCCCGAACAAGTAGGTATTCAAAGTCATTTTGCCCGTCTGCGTCTTCTTGATCCATCACGCTTTTATGATTTTTCTGTTTTTAAAAAAGAGGAAGAGCATTATCGGGAAATCAACAAGGTAGTGCAAAAATTAGTTGAATACCGCAATGAAACACAAACAGACGAATTAAACAGCGAACTAAGATCCGAATTAAGCCCCTATCTTGGGGATCAAACTGCTTCCAATATCAATGAGACTATCAGAATTTTGCTTGATAGGCATGGAACAGGGCGCGTACTCTTTCGCAATACCCGTAGCGCCATTCAGGGATTTCCGGACCGACACGTTCAATTCTACCCCTTACCAAAAACGACAATTTACTCCTCACCAAGTGAACAATCCGGAGTAATTAACCTTTTTCCAGAAGCTGCTTTGGATATAACATGGATAGAGAATGACCCTCGGGTGGAATGGCTTGTCAATCAATTACATCATCTTTTCCCGAAAAAGGTTCTGGTTATTTGTGCAAAAGCCAAAACAGCCATTGCACTGGAACAGTACTTAAAGGTAAAAAAAGCGTTTCGCAGCACTGCTTTCCACGAGGGATTAACTATTGTCGATCGTGATCGAGCTGCAGCTTATTTTGCAGAAGAAGAAAATGGAGCACAAACTCTAGTATGTTCTGAAATAGGAAGCGAGGGAAGAAACTTTCAATTTTCCCATCATCTTGTTTTATTTGATTTACCATTAAATCCGGATTTGCTTGAACAACGCATAGGTCGACTGGACCGTATAGGCCAGCGACATACTATCGAAATTCATGTTCCCTACTTACTAGATACGGCTCAAGAGTTGTTACTGCGTTGGTATCATGAAGGCATTAATTTATTTGAAAAAAGTTGCTCCGTTGGCTTTTCTATTTTTGAAGCTTTCGAAGACCGGCTTCTACCTCTTCTTGAAAAAGCCATGGACGAAGAAACAGGTCAAGCAGCCCTTGATGCCCTTATTGATGATACTAAAGCCTATACTGAACATATAAGCCAGGAACTACAGGCTGGACGTGATAAATTGCTAGAAATGAACTCCTGTGATCTACCCAAAGCAAAAGAACTTATTGCTGCCATAGAAGCAGAAGAAAATTGCTTGGAGCTGGAAAATTACATGACTAAAGTCTTTCATGAATACGCTATAGAACATGAATATCACTCTGAATATGCAGAGGTCTTGCGCCCAACTGAGCATATGAAAACAAGCCATTTCCCTGGATTAAAACAAGATGGCATGACAGTGACTTATTCTCGAACCAAAGCTTTAGTTCGAGAAGATATGGAGTTCTTAAGTTGGGAGCACCCAATGGTTAGTGAGTCTATGGAAATGATTCTTGACTCAGAAGTAGGGAATGCTACCTTAGCCACAATTTCTGTTAAAACTATTATGCCAGGAACTTTATTTCTGGAGACCTTTTACACCGTAAATTGTGCAGCTCCCAAAGAGCTCCAACTCGATCGATTCTTACCGCTGACCCCAATCAGGATTCTGATGGATGTTACAGGTAAAAATCTTTCAAAAATACTAAGCTATACACAACTTAATGAAATGTGTGAGCCAGTTAAGCGTCATTTAGGCTACCCGATTGTAAAGCAGGTACATCATGATCTTGAGAAGATATTAGATAAAAGTAATGAAACTGCTGAGGAACAGATGCGAGAAATGATTCATCGTGCCCACTCCGAGATGAAAGGAAGTATCAGTCATGAGGTGAGACGACTGGAGGGTTTACAAAAAGTTAATCCGGCTATTCGTGAAGAAGAAATTATGTTCCTCAAAAAGCAAATTGTCGATAGTGAACACTACCTAAATAGTGCAACATTAAAACTTCAGGCAATACGTGTGGTTATTAATAAATGA
- a CDS encoding LegC2/C7 family Dot/Icm T4SS effector, producing the protein MSNAEYELQSLLDKSTRSESSISTVAEKQENAKKIEAEISESEAPETTSLEKIVETKQQISQVKASLGTIIDTMAQNPSIFNRVATYYGEFPLWQKIAIGVGISVPTLAMGIFAEIGALLVIGGVTVVAYTATGIVLDDHHHCNVNIAERLKAGIISLADVLELTIKALDRISEKLAEEIEKFKQENLKLATHVTDLGDQIESLSSQVELYIETEKLLRGTKENLERTAENLNKSVTNQSELLRQNQEELARVSKAYNRSQKQLSEKIGELTSVRVSMGKEVDKAKKLAATLERTITALSGSVIDDKKQREAFQNKLEHFIGEKESGYEFVADRLGDAERELSFGKEEFKFANSRYNELLKRQETLVARLEELDNKLSSEQLKPKEHVAELLALNGIYAPKTVPDVPSRQGLTADPCI; encoded by the coding sequence ATGTCTAATGCAGAATATGAACTTCAAAGCTTATTAGATAAATCCACAAGATCAGAATCATCAATTAGTACCGTAGCAGAGAAGCAGGAAAATGCAAAAAAAATAGAGGCCGAAATTAGTGAATCTGAGGCTCCGGAAACAACCAGTCTGGAAAAAATTGTTGAGACAAAGCAACAAATTTCTCAAGTCAAGGCAAGCCTGGGAACTATAATTGATACTATGGCTCAAAATCCAAGTATATTTAATCGGGTAGCCACTTATTATGGTGAATTTCCTTTATGGCAAAAAATTGCAATCGGTGTCGGAATATCAGTGCCCACTTTGGCTATGGGGATATTTGCCGAAATTGGTGCACTTCTCGTTATTGGTGGTGTAACTGTAGTGGCTTATACTGCCACGGGTATTGTTCTTGATGATCATCATCACTGTAATGTTAATATTGCTGAACGTTTAAAAGCAGGAATTATTAGTTTGGCAGATGTTCTTGAGCTGACAATTAAAGCATTGGACCGTATAAGTGAAAAATTAGCAGAAGAAATTGAAAAATTTAAACAAGAAAATTTAAAACTTGCGACACACGTAACCGATTTAGGTGATCAGATTGAGTCATTGAGCTCCCAGGTAGAGCTTTATATTGAAACAGAAAAATTGTTGCGAGGCACTAAAGAGAATCTTGAAAGAACTGCAGAAAACCTCAACAAATCAGTCACCAACCAATCTGAACTCTTAAGACAAAATCAAGAAGAGTTAGCACGAGTTTCCAAAGCATATAATCGAAGTCAAAAGCAATTATCTGAAAAAATAGGCGAGTTAACTTCAGTACGAGTTTCAATGGGAAAGGAAGTTGATAAAGCAAAAAAATTAGCAGCAACTTTAGAACGAACTATAACCGCTTTATCAGGATCAGTAATTGATGATAAAAAGCAACGAGAGGCTTTTCAAAATAAACTGGAGCACTTTATTGGTGAGAAAGAGAGTGGCTATGAATTTGTAGCTGATCGTTTAGGTGATGCTGAACGGGAGCTTTCATTTGGAAAGGAAGAGTTTAAATTTGCTAATTCGCGTTATAATGAACTGTTAAAAAGACAAGAAACTCTGGTTGCTCGTCTGGAAGAACTGGATAACAAACTTAGTTCCGAACAATTAAAGCCGAAAGAGCATGTAGCTGAATTATTGGCTCTCAATGGTATCTATGCACCAAAAACAGTGCCAGATGTTCCATCAAGGCAGGGTTTGACAGCAGATCCTTGCATCTAA
- a CDS encoding Rne/Rng family ribonuclease — protein sequence MEKMLINAMQTEEIRVALIKNNHLFDLDIECPGEVKKKGNIYKAVVTRREPSLDAVFVEYGSKRQGFLPLKEIAPEYLSRNPDDFGDDKPPITSLIREGQDLLIQVDKEERGNKGAALTTFITLAGCYLVLMPNNPRSGGISRRIEGEERDELRETLNALTLPEDMGLIIRTAGVGKSQEELQDDLNMLCNQWQSIKQAYNSELAPSLIHQEGDVIIRSIRDNLRKSISEIIIDDQISYIKAKQYIERVKPEFLPNLKLYNSSVPLFNFYLIESQIETAYQRQVMLPSGGALVIDRTEALVSIDINSAKATGGADIEATALNTNLEAADEIARQLRLRDLGGLVVIDFIDMSSSKNQRDVENRLKEALQADRARIQVGRISRFGLLEMSRQRLRLSLGETAQEICPRCEGRGTVRNIQSHGLSITRLIEEEALKEKTAEIQVQLPPEMATFVMNEKRDFIRDIEKRHSVSVVIVANPYLQSPQYSITRLKEDNVGKSKKPSYTLIQQPELLVTSTDQHPAIHDEPAVKAFSDHPTRKHPSSSFIKRLWTSLFGGHTESSSTAIQEQAKKNQPRSPSHSKPVARGPGDRRPQNNPNRRRRPGGSQQQRTNVASGGNTNPNVNPNQQRRRPNPNQQNQGGQQGNRSATAKNEANKKREPSLAKEQAEK from the coding sequence ATGGAAAAAATGTTGATCAATGCAATGCAGACTGAAGAAATTCGTGTTGCGCTAATTAAAAACAATCATTTATTTGATCTGGATATTGAATGTCCAGGAGAAGTTAAGAAAAAAGGTAATATTTATAAAGCAGTAGTCACCAGACGAGAACCCAGTCTTGATGCCGTTTTTGTTGAATATGGTTCCAAGCGGCAAGGCTTCTTACCCCTTAAAGAAATTGCGCCTGAATATCTAAGCAGAAATCCAGACGATTTTGGTGATGACAAACCACCCATTACCTCATTAATTCGTGAAGGCCAGGATTTATTAATTCAGGTAGACAAAGAAGAACGAGGCAACAAAGGCGCGGCACTAACCACTTTTATAACACTTGCAGGCTGTTATTTGGTTCTGATGCCTAATAATCCCCGCTCTGGTGGGATATCCCGCCGCATAGAGGGCGAGGAACGGGACGAGTTACGTGAAACTTTAAATGCATTAACATTGCCAGAGGATATGGGTTTAATTATCCGCACGGCTGGCGTAGGAAAAAGTCAGGAAGAGTTGCAGGACGATTTGAATATGTTGTGCAACCAATGGCAATCAATCAAACAGGCATACAATTCAGAGCTAGCTCCCAGCCTGATTCATCAAGAGGGTGATGTCATTATCCGTTCTATTCGGGATAATTTACGTAAATCCATTAGTGAAATTATTATAGATGATCAGATTTCTTACATCAAAGCCAAACAATACATTGAGCGAGTAAAACCTGAGTTTCTGCCTAACCTGAAATTATATAACAGCAGCGTTCCTTTGTTTAATTTCTATCTAATCGAAAGTCAGATTGAAACTGCATACCAGCGTCAGGTTATGTTGCCATCTGGTGGTGCACTTGTTATAGACAGAACAGAAGCCCTAGTTTCAATTGATATTAACTCGGCTAAAGCAACAGGCGGAGCAGATATTGAAGCAACCGCTTTAAACACCAATCTCGAAGCAGCGGATGAGATTGCACGTCAATTACGGCTACGTGATTTAGGTGGCCTGGTGGTTATTGATTTCATTGATATGAGCTCAAGCAAAAACCAACGTGACGTTGAAAATCGTTTGAAAGAAGCATTACAAGCGGATAGAGCCAGAATACAAGTAGGTCGTATTTCTCGGTTTGGCCTCTTGGAAATGTCTCGCCAACGACTGAGATTATCCCTTGGTGAAACGGCTCAGGAAATTTGTCCTCGCTGTGAAGGACGTGGTACGGTTCGTAATATTCAGTCGCATGGTCTATCTATTACCCGCCTTATTGAAGAAGAAGCACTAAAAGAAAAAACTGCTGAAATACAAGTGCAGCTTCCACCGGAAATGGCAACATTCGTTATGAATGAAAAGCGTGATTTCATTAGAGATATTGAAAAAAGGCACAGTGTAAGTGTAGTCATTGTAGCCAATCCTTACCTGCAATCACCTCAGTACTCCATCACCCGCTTAAAAGAAGATAACGTAGGTAAATCCAAAAAGCCCAGTTATACTTTAATTCAACAACCTGAACTACTCGTAACGAGTACCGATCAACATCCGGCGATCCATGACGAGCCAGCCGTTAAAGCTTTTTCTGACCACCCCACCCGAAAACACCCGTCCAGTAGTTTTATCAAGCGCTTATGGACCAGCTTGTTTGGTGGACATACTGAGTCATCCAGTACGGCAATTCAGGAACAGGCTAAAAAGAATCAACCTCGTTCACCCAGTCATTCAAAACCAGTGGCTCGAGGTCCAGGTGACAGACGACCACAAAACAATCCTAATCGCAGACGTCGTCCAGGTGGTTCTCAACAACAACGTACTAATGTGGCTAGCGGTGGAAATACAAATCCTAATGTTAATCCAAACCAACAACGCAGAAGACCTAATCCAAATCAACAGAATCAGGGTGGACAACAAGGTAATCGATCTGCTACTGCCAAAAATGAGGCTAATAAAAAAAGGGAACCTTCATTAGCTAAAGAGCAAGCCGAGAAGTAA
- a CDS encoding RluA family pseudouridine synthase translates to MSEVSYKEVGIEEEGQRLDNYLIRILKGVPKSHIYRIIRGGEVRINKKRSQPSSRLHQGDIIRIPPTRISDSKEIFVGDALAKRLKECIIFEDPCLLVINKPAGIAVHGGSGLSLGVIEALRKTRQDLAYLELVHRLDKDTSGCLLLAKKRSTLRAIQALLEAREVQKTYWALLTHPWEGKKKVTVNAALEKNILKSGERVVSIKDDGKASETAFKLLENYQQACWVEACPKTGRTHQIRVHSAHLGHVIVGDEKYGSLAGEVEGIDNHHNRLYLHARAIQFELNGTKQLFQADVDDRFANTLKQLRARRFVSNE, encoded by the coding sequence ATGAGTGAAGTAAGCTATAAAGAGGTCGGTATAGAGGAAGAGGGACAGCGTTTAGATAATTACCTTATTCGTATTTTAAAAGGCGTTCCTAAAAGTCATATTTATAGAATTATAAGAGGTGGCGAGGTTCGAATTAATAAAAAAAGATCGCAACCAAGTTCTCGCTTGCACCAGGGGGATATAATTCGTATTCCTCCAACCCGTATTTCTGATTCAAAAGAAATTTTTGTTGGAGATGCTTTGGCAAAACGGCTTAAAGAATGTATTATTTTTGAAGATCCGTGCCTTTTGGTTATTAATAAACCTGCAGGTATTGCCGTACACGGCGGGAGTGGACTAAGTCTTGGAGTTATCGAGGCATTGAGAAAAACCAGACAGGACTTGGCATATTTGGAATTGGTTCATCGATTAGACAAAGATACCTCAGGGTGTCTTTTGTTGGCTAAAAAAAGAAGCACTTTAAGAGCGATTCAAGCTTTATTAGAAGCGCGCGAAGTCCAGAAAACTTATTGGGCTTTATTAACTCACCCATGGGAAGGTAAAAAGAAAGTGACTGTTAATGCCGCCCTTGAAAAAAATATATTGAAATCGGGCGAGAGAGTGGTTTCAATTAAAGATGATGGTAAAGCCTCTGAAACCGCTTTTAAACTTCTTGAGAATTATCAGCAGGCATGTTGGGTTGAGGCATGCCCCAAAACTGGGCGTACGCACCAAATTCGTGTTCATAGTGCACATTTAGGTCATGTTATCGTTGGTGATGAAAAATACGGTTCGCTTGCAGGAGAAGTAGAAGGGATAGATAATCATCATAATCGTCTTTATTTACATGCAAGAGCCATTCAATTTGAGTTGAATGGTACCAAACAATTATTTCAGGCTGATGTAGATGACCGATTTGCCAATACACTAAAACAATTGCGCGCAAGGAGATTCGTGAGCAATGAGTAA